From Clarias gariepinus isolate MV-2021 ecotype Netherlands chromosome 2, CGAR_prim_01v2, whole genome shotgun sequence, one genomic window encodes:
- the dusp10 gene encoding dual specificity protein phosphatase 10: MPPASLDDIFVVPFQFYLDTTYLEATVGAIVVEIQVTNLTYMPSSSSSNRSLTCGCNSASCCTVTTYEKDSQPQTLNQTPSQVSTSSPNLNSSVNHGGFSRATVGQSETYSAPSLTSSTPRRAVRIIHPSELAQKMTYCPTGHPVGPQPMIIDCRPFTDYNKSHIRGAVHINCSDKISRRRLQQGKITVLDLISSRQSKDSFRGIFSKEIIIYDERTLDPARLSSSQPLHVVLESLHRDGTDPIVLRGGISSFRHDYEDLCESSLHLQESQDAGAAVALSGALPPLLPSSPDIENAEMTTVLPFLYLGNERDAQDLDQMQRLNIGYILNVTTHLPLYLYDLGMFKYKRLPATDSNKQNLRQYFEEAFEFIEEAHQAGKGLLIHCQAGVSRSATIVIAYLMKHTWMTMTDAYKFVKMRRPIISPNLNFMGQLLEFEEDLNNGVTPRILTPKLVGLETIV; encoded by the exons ATGCCTCCAGCTTCCCTCGATGACATATTTGTGGTACCGTTCCAATTCTATCTGGACACAACCTACCTGGAAGCCACCGTGGGTGCCATTGTGGTGGAGATCCAGGTGACCAACCTCACTTATATGCCCTCATCCAGCAGCTCCAACCGTTCCCTGACGTGTGGATGCAACAGTGCCAGCTGCTGCACTGTGACCACTTACGAGAAAGACAGCCAGCCCCAGACCCTGAACCAAACTCCGAGCCAGGTCAGTACAAGTAGCCCCAACTTGAACTCCAGCGTCAACCATGGAGGTTTCTCCAGAGCAACGGTGGGCCAGAGTGAAACCTACAGTGCGCCCAGTCTCACATCCAGCACACCCAGACGTGCTGTGCGCATCATCCACCCGAGTGAGCTCGCTCAGAAGATGACATATTGCCCCACGGGTCATCCAGTGGGGCCTCAGCCAATGATAATAGACTGTAGGCCCTTTACAGACTACAACAAGAGCCATATCCGAGGTGCTGTGCATATCAACTGCTCAGACAAGATCAGCCGCCGGCGCCTGCAGCAGGGCAAGATCACTGTGCTAGATCTCATTTCCTCCCGCCAGAGCAAAGACTCCTTTAGGGGAATTTTTTCAAAAGAGATCATCATTTATGATGAGAGGACATTGGACCCGGCACGACTGTCCTCCTCTCAACCTTTGCATGTAGTTCTGGAGTCTCTACACAGGGATGGAACTGATCCAATTGTTCTCCGAG GTGGTATTTCCAGTTTCAGGCATGACTATGAGGACTTATGTGAGAGCTCCCTACACCTTCAGGAGAGTCAGGATGCTGGTGCAGCTGTTGCCCTGTCTGGGGCGCTACCTCCCTTGCTGCCCTCCAGCCCTGACATTGAGAATGCTGAAATGACAACTGTTCTGCCCTTTTTGTACCTGGGCAACGAGCGTGATGCACAGGACCTTGACCAAATGCAACGGTTAAACATTGGATACATTCTCAATGTTACAACGCACCTACCGCTCTACCTTTATGACCTAGGGATGTTCAAGTACAAACGCTTACCCGCCACCGACAGCAATAAGCAGAACCTACGGCAGTACTTTGAAGAAGCGTTTGAATTTATAG AAGAAGCTCATCAGGCAGGTAAGGGACTGCTCATTCACTGCCAGGCTGGTGTGTCACGGTCTGCCACGATTGTCATTGCTTACCTGATGAAACACACTTGGATGACGATGACGGACGCCTACAAGTTTGTCAAGATGCGAAGACCTATCATCTCGCCCAACCTCAACTTCATGGGTCAGCTCCTTGAGTTCGAAGAAGATCTCAACAACGGCGTCACTCCTCGCATACTCACGCCTAAGCTTGTTGGATTAGAAACTATTGTGTAA
- the taf1a gene encoding TATA box-binding protein-associated factor RNA polymerase I subunit A, whose product MDDFLLELNVSAAEQSDEISDEDRSESTLKQSRLLHVDPAKGQHKETGFHKSTRLCLRAIRDAILHHRWEEAVQYLEVYTQTLEDTTASKQLAACEIFWRLGTEVLKHHPNKQMEQFNILYERMKNTGVKNYAKICLEHMFHLLLNGPIHNAKQQLSIAMNWRYGKQSEHQSLELKLIHAYCGFLDYLVWSTKRTSISDADDCVSEHEMHSYFRQASVTLQEIVKQPGVWDPFICGCIDMLEFYNDKEEALQLLLNYAYSQDYPSNPNAHVYLYKFQKRNKASPAQLISTLKVLHSLVPSHELMLEYCTLLISSGEQKNLQRALSVLMNLLEYSSWKTDMKAWNCLLQLLQRLKNKKFKNLIKAEWEERKDLWMKMHYKPVHSRRESMELTNVKIQVMHFFGVYNRHYNRVYYQEKKRKKNDSEKGRT is encoded by the exons GGCAACATAAAGAAACTGGATTTCATAAAAGTACAAGATTATGTCTTCGTGCCATTAGAGATGCCATTCTGCATCATCGCTGGGAAGAGGCCGTACAATATTTAGAAGTTTACACTCAAACGCTGGAAGACACCACAGCTAGCAAGCAATTGGCAGCTTGTGAG ATTTTTTGGAGACTCGGCACTGAAGTCCTCAAGCATCATCCAAACAAACAGATGGAGcagtttaatattttgtatgagAGGATGAAAAACACTGGAGTGAAAAATTACGCTAAG ATCTGTCTGGAACACATGTTCCACCTGCTGCTGAACGGCCCCATTCACAACGCCAAGCAGCAGCTTTCTATTGCGATGAACTGGAGGTACGGCAAGCAGTCGGAACACCAGTCTCTGGAGTTAAAACTCATCCATGCGTACTGCGGCTTCCTGGATTATTTGGTCTGGTCCACAAAGAGGACGTCTATTTCTGATGCAG ATGATTGTGTAAGTGAGCACGAGATGCACAGCTACTTCAGACAAGCCTCTGTGACCCTGCAGGAGATCGTTAAGCAGCCAGGAGTGTGGGACCCTTTCATATGTGGTTGCATTGAT ATGCTAGAATTCTACAACGATAAAGAAGAAGCTCTACAGTTACTGCTAAACTATGCATATAGCCAGGATTACCCATCAAACCCCAATGCTCACGTTTACTTGTACAAGTTtcagaaaagaaataaagcttCACCAGCTCAACTTATTAGCACCCTAAAG GTTCTGCACTCACTGGTTCCCAGTCATGAGCTGATGCTGGAGTATTGCACACTTTTGATAAGCTCAG GAGAGCAGAAGAATCTGCAGCGTGCTCTTAGTGTTCTAATGAACCTTCTCGAATACTCCAGCTGGAAGACTGACATGAAAGCATGGAACTGCCTTCTGCAGCTTCTGCAGCGTCTCAAAAACAA AAAGTTTAAGAATCTAATAAAAGCAGAGTGGGAAGAAAGGAAAGACCTTTGGATGAAAATGCATTATAAACCCGTTcacagcaggagagagagcatgGAACTTACGAATGTCAAAATCCAAGTCATGCACTTCTTTGGCGTATATA ACAGACATTACAACAGGGTGTACtatcaagagaaaaaaagaaaaaagaacgaCTCAGAAAAAGGAAGGACATGA